GTAAGTCGTTGATTTCGTAAGCTAAACGACGCTTACCCCACTCTTTCGTGTTAATGATTTCTGCACCATTGTTTGTTAAAACACCTGCAAAACGTTCAACTAAAGCTTTTTGAGCTTCTTCTTCAACGCCAGGACGAATGATGTACATAATTTCGTACTTTCTCATTACACTTTCACCTCCTTTTGGTCTAAACGGCCCATAATGGGCAAGGAGCAATTAATTTATAGTAATTACTCACGAGTTTAGATTATATCATAGTAAGTTATATGAATCAACTCACCAATACGTAAAAAACTTGGCAAACATATAATATATTTGCCAAGTTCATATCTTTATTTTTCCTAGGAAATATTAAATTAAACGTTAAAGCGGAAGTGCATAACATCTCCGTCTTTTACGATATACTCTTTTCCTTCTAAACGTACTTTTCCAGCTTCTTTTGCAGCTGTCATAGAACCGTTTGTCATTAAATCATCATAAGAAACTGTTTCTGCGCGAATAAATCCACGCTCAAAGTCTGTATGAATTACGCCAGCACATTGTGGTGCTTTCATACCTTGTTTAAACGTCCATGCACGCACTTCTTGCACACCAGCTGTGAAGTAAGTAGCAAGTCCTAATAAGTCATATGCAGCACGAATTAACTGATCTAAACCAGATTCTTCAATACCTAATTCTTCCAGGAATACTTTTTTCTCTTCTTCGTCTAACTCAGCGATTTCTGATTCGATTTTTGCACATACAACGATAACTTGAGAATTTTCATTTGCAGCAAATTCTTTTACCATTTGTACATATTTATTTTCAGAAGGATCCATAATATCATCTTCACTTACGTTTGCTACGTATAGCATTTCTTTCGTTGTAAGTAAATGAAGGCCTTTAACAATCTTCATTTGCTCTTCTGTAAATTCAACAGTACGAGCTGGTTTTCCCTCTTCGAAAGCTTCTTTTAAACGCACTAAAATTTCATGCTCATATACTGCTTCTTTATCTTTTTGTCTTGCTAATTTCGCGACACGCTCGATACGTTTATCAACTGATTCTAAATCCGCTAAGATTAGTTCTAAGTTGATTGTTTCAATATCATCAATTGGATCTACTTTCCCTGAAACGTGTGTAATGTTTTCATCTTCAAAACAACGAACAACTTGGCAAATTGCATCTACTTGGCGAATGTGAGATAAGAATTTATTTCCTAATCCTTCACCTTTACTTGCACCTTTTACGATACCTGCAATATCAGTAAATTCGAATACAGTCGGAACAGTTTTTTTCGGTTCTACTAATTCCGTTAATTTATTTAAACGCTCATCTGGTACTTCTACGATCCCTACGTTTGGGTCAATCGTACAGAATGGATAGTTCGCAGATTCTGCTCCTGCTTGTGTAATTGCATTAAATAAAGTGGACTTTCCTACGTTAGGTAATCCAACAATCCCAGCCGTTAATCCCATATTTTTCACTCCTATGTCTCAATCTTTCATCATTATAGATAGTAACGAAAAAAATGACAAGTTTCCTCCAAACGAAAAAAAGTAACAATTGCCCACTGCAACTGTTACTTTCTCTCTATTCTTCATGCTTCACAAGTATTTTTTTTACCTTACGATCAAACTCTCTTCGAGGAATCATTACCGAATGGTCACATCCCTCGCACTTAATGCGGATATCCATTCCCATACGAATAATCTTCCAGCGATTTACACCACATGGATGGGCCTTCTTCATTTCCACAACATCGTACAAGTTATATTGCTTTTGCTCCACTCTCCAAACCCCTCTCTATACTAAATTGCTTTTTCACTAACCAATTCTTCACGATTATATAAAACCATACGTGGATATGGAATTTCAATTCCATGTAAATCTAGACGATTTTTAATTTCTTTACGAAGGGCTCTTGCAATAACTGCATGTTGCATTGGCTCCACTTCAACAATAACACGTAATATAACTTCTGATGCAGCTAATGTTTGTACACCTAACAATTGAGGTGTTGTTACCATCTTCTCGTACTTTGCAGGTAATTCTACTAATAACTCTTCAATTACTTGCTCTGCTTTTGCTATGTCAGCCTCATACGAAATAGATACATCAACGAATGCCACGCTATTACTGACTGAAAAATTAGTAACTTGAATGATACTTCCGTTTGGCAAAGTATGAATTTCACCTGTCCAACTCTTTACTTTTGTCGTACGCAGTCCAATTTCTAAAACGACTCCTTCAAACTGACCAATTCTTACATAGTCACCTACTGAAAACTGATCTTCTAACAAAATAAATAGTCCTGTAATGACATCTTTCACTAAACTTTGAGCACCAAATCCGACTGCTAAACCAATGACCCCAGCACCAGCTAATAGACCTGATGCATTAATATTGAACACGCCTAAAATCGCAATTAACATGATAAACATAACAACGTATGCCACAATATTTTCAAGTAACTTCGCTACTGTAACTGTACGACGTTCTGAAATTTGAATTGGCGAGCGACTTCCCATACGAAACGCATTTCGTACAATTGCCCTTGCAACTCGCACAACGATTGCACCAAGTATTAAAATAACGACTATTTGTAGTGATTTTACACCTATATTCGTCCAATCAATAGACTCAAACCATTTCAACGCTAAATCCATGTACCTCTACCTCTCCAGCTAAAATTTCTTTTTAGTTATCCTTCTTATTGTATCAGAAGTCTCTCTGATTTCTGAAAAAATTTTATGACTTTAATTCCATTTGTTAACTTCTATCCAGGTATAAAATGGAGCGAATATATATATACTAGTACTATTATTTCCGTTTTCACTCACATTTTGCAAAAAGTACGCACTTATAGTTTTCCATTTTACTCAACGTATAACATATTTTGAAAATTTATTAAAAGGATGGGTGCTTCATGAATATTGGAAGTTTTCGCTTACCTTTTTTCGAAAAAGAAACTCAAAATGTTATGCATCAAGACTTAGAAGCCTCCGAGACAATCAGTAATTTCCTACTTTCCCATATCCCTATTAGAACTAATACACCACTTATTCTCGTTTGTATTGGGACGGATCGTTCCACCGGTGACGCACTCGGTCCATTAGTCGGTACAAAACTGGAACAAGTAGAAATTAAGAACTTCCAAGTATTCGGCACACTAGATGAACCAATACATGCGTTAAATTTAGAAGAGAAAATTCAGAATATACAGAAAGAAAATCCTACTTCTTTTATAATTGCTGTTGATGCATGCTTAGGAAAATCTCAAAGTATCGGTTCAATCACTACCGGAATGGGACCTAGTAAACCTGGAGCTGCGATGAATAAGAAATTACCTGCAGTTGGTGATTTGCATATACATGGCATCGTCAATCTAAATGGTTTTATGGAGTTTTTCGTTCTTCAAAATACAAGGTTAAGTTTAGTCATGAAAATGGCTGATGTAATCGCACAAAGTATCAAAGAAACGGACCAAAAATTATCTACGTTAAAAAAAGCAAACCATCTCTAAATAATAAGATGGTTTGCTTTTTAGTTTTTCTGTGCTAATAATTCTAAAATACGATTTAAATCTTCTTTATTGAAAAATTCAATTTCAATTTTACCTTTTTCTTTTTTTGTTTCTTTAATTTTTACATCTGTACCAAACTTTTCTCTTAAGAACGTTTCGCGCTCTACGAAGAATATATTTCGCTCTTTTTTTATCTGTTTTGTTTCACGTGAAACGCTTTGATTAATCTCTTGGACAATTTTTTCTAATTGGCGAACATTTAATCCTTCTTTTTCGATTCGTTTCAATAAAGACTTCAGCTGTTCTTCATCTTTTATCGTAAGTAAGGTTCTACCGTGAGCCATTGAAAGTTGACCATTTGCAATCATATCTTGTACGAACGAAGGGAGGCTTAATAACCGAGTATAATTTGCAATGTAAGGTCTGCTTTTACCAAGACGTTTCGCTAATCGTTCTTGCGTTACATTTAGCTCATTCATTAACATCTGATATGCCATTGCCTCTTCCATAGGATTTAAATCTTCTCGTTGTAGGTTTTCAAGCAAAGCAAATTCCATCATTTGCTGCTCGTTTAATTGCCTTACAACAGCAGGCACCTTTTCAAGTCCAGCCTCTTTAGCAGCACGATATCTTCTTTCACCTGCAACAATTTCATATCCCTTAATACTCTTTCTAGCGATTAATGGTTGCAATATGCCATGTTCTTTAATAGAAGCCGCCAATTCCTGAATTGCTTCTTTATTGAAATGCTTACGTGGTTGATATGGATTCGGCCTTAATTCAGTTACTATAATCTCCTGAATCGTTTCTTCTTCCTTCACATCCAAATCAGGAAAAAACACATTAATTCCTCTTCCTAATCCTTTAGCCACCTGCAATCACTTCCTCTGCTAAATCTATATATACTTCTGCTCCTCTTGATTTAGCGTCATACTGCATAATCGGTTTCCCATGACTTGGCGCCTCACTTAAGCGCACATTTCGAGGAATAATCGAACGGTATACTTTATCCCTAAAGTATTTTTTCACTTCATCTATAACTTGAATCCCTAAATTTGTACGGGCATCCAACATCGTTAACAATACACCTTGGATTGCTAAATTTTTATTTAAATGTTTTTGCACAAGTCGAACTGTATTTAATAGCTGACTTAATCCTTCTAGTGCGTAATATTCACACTGAACAGGAATAATAACTGAATCTGCTGCTGTTAATGCATTAATCGTTAATAACCCTAAGGATGGGGGACAGTCGATAATAATATAATCATATTCATCACGAACTGGCTGTAATGCCCTTTGCAAACGTACTTCCCGGGAAATAGTCGGTACCAATTCAATTTCAGCACCGGCCAATTGAATTGTAGCGGGTAGAACATCTAAGTTTTCAGTTGCGGTTTTCCGTATAACTCCTTGAACATCTGCATCTTCCACCAGAACATTATAAATACATTGATCTAATTCGGATTTTTCAATTCCCACACCAGTCGTGGCATTTCCTTGAGCATCAATGTCTACGAGAAGGACCTTTTTACCTACTTGCGCCAATCCAGCCCCTAAATTAACAGATGTTGTTGTTTTTCCAACACCGCCTTTTTGATTAGCAATAGCAATGATTTTTCCCATGATGTCACCTACTTTCAACCTTTCTATCTTATTCTAGTAACAATTACGTTTATTGTAACATGAAATAAAAGCTTTTCTTTTACGTCCTTATTAAACTTCAAAATTTATTTCTAAACTCCTTCTTCATTAACAAGAAAATATAGTAAAAGAGACCTCTCCACTAGGATAAGGTCTCTAACACGCCATTATTATTTTTTCTTCGGAATTTTAATCGTAATTTGATAGTACTCATCAAATTCTTCTTCCTCAGAATTAACATTTAAACCACTATTAGTAACCATTTGTAATGACTGCCTAATTGTATTCATAGCAATTCTCGTATCTCTACTTACAGCTTTTTGCTTTGCTTTACGCTTCGGTTTTGCTTCCTCTAGTAATTTTGCAATTCGTTCTTCTGTTTGCTTTACATTCAGTTGTTTTTCCACAATTTCTTGTAAAACCTTCAGTTGTAATTCCTCATTTTTTAAAGGAATGAGAGCACGAGCGTGACGTTCTGTAATAGTTTTTTCTAATAACGCACTTTTTATTTCCTCAGGCAACTTTAATAATCGCAACTTATTTGCGATTGTGGATTGCCCTTTTCCAAGTCGTTGTGCCAATGCTTCTTGTGTTAAATTATGTAACTCAATCAGCTTTTGATATGCCACAGCTTCCTCGATTGCTGTTAATTCCTCACGTTGCAAATTTTCAATTAGCGCTACAGAAGCTGTCTCTGTATCATTTAAGTTCTTTATAATTGCAGGAACCTTTTCCCACCCTAGCTTCGTTGCTGCGCGGAAACGTCTTTCTCCAGCAATAATCTCGTACTTATCATCCTCATATTGCCTCACGACAATCGGCTGGATAAGCCCATGAGTACGAATCGTTAATGCTAGTTCATCGATTCGTGCATCATCGAAAACTGTTCGTGGTTGATAACGGTTAGGGGTAATATTTACTATCGGGATTTCTTGTATTTCCTCATATACCTTTTTATCTATTTCTTCATGGCTTTCCTCTTGTAATTCGAATTCGCTCTCTTTATCTCCAAAGCCAAATAAACGAGAAAACGTATTTTTCATACATATTCCACCACCTTTTAGGCCTATTGACTATTCTCCATAAAATGTTTCCTATGAAACATTTACGTTTTCATTTATATAATTCAATCTTACGTCTAATAAGATTTATTTTTCAATAGGTAATTTATTGGGTGTTCCCGGTTTGCGTGGATATTTCTTTGGTGTCTTGCGCTTTTTCTCGATTAATAAAATATTACGTTCACTTTCCTCAAATGGTAATTGGAATGTAGACATTTCTTTTAATTCCCCGCCTAGCACCTCTAAAGCATACTTACCATTTTCGATTTCTTCATTAGCTGCAGCGCCTTTCATTGCAATAAATGTTCCTCCAACTTTTACAAGCGGTAAACATAGCTCACTTAATACAGAAAGACGCGCAACTGCACGTGCCATTACAATATCGTATGATTCACGTACACCTTCTTTTTTCCCAAATGTTTCAGCACGATCATGACAAAATGCAACATCACTTAACTCTAATTTTTGCGCTAAGTGATTTAAGAAATTAATACGTTTTTGTAATGAATCTACAATTGTTACTTTTAAATGCGGGAAACAGATTTTCAGCGGGATACTTGGGAATCCAGCTCCTGCGCCAACATCACAAATAGAGAATGGTTTCGAAAAATCATAATAAAAAGCAGCTGTAATAGAATCAAAAAAGTGTTTTAAGTATACTTCTTCCTTCTCCGTAATAGCTGTTAAATTCATTTTTTCATTCCACTCTACTAACGTTTCAAAGTAGATTTTGAACTGCTCTAATTGTCTAGAAGAGAGGGTGATACCCTTCTCTTCTAGCATAGATTGAAATTGTTCTATGTTCATCTAGCAATATCTCCTTACTATTTATTGGTTCGATACTCGTGCAATTTTTCCTTGTTCGATATACACAAGCAAAATGGAAACATCAGCTGGATTTACGCCAGAAATACGTGAAGCCTGCCCCATTGAAAGTGGACGAACATCTTTCAATTTCTGTCTCGCTTCTGAGGCAAGGCTAGAAATCGCATCATAATCAATATCCACAGGAATTTTTTTGTTTTCCATCTTCTTCATACGCTCTACTTGCTGTAAAGATTTTTCAATGTATCCTTCGTACTTAGTCTGAATTTCAACTTGTTCCGTAATTTCATCACTTAACGCTACTTCACTTGGTACTAAAAGATGAATATGCTCATATGTCACCTCTGGACGACGTAATAAGTCACTTGCACGTATTCCATCTTTCAATTCACTTCCGCCAATACTACGAATTAATTCTTGAACTTCAGGACGTGGTTTAATAATAATACTCCCTAAACGTTCCTTTTCCTGTTCAATTTGTAACTTTTTATTTGTAAATCGCTCATAGCGATCTTCTTTAATTAAGCCAATTTCACGACCAACTTCAGTTAAACGAAGATCAGCATTATCGTGACGTAATAATAGGCGATATTCTGCACGAGACGTTAATAAACGATATGGTTCATTTGTACCTTTCGTTACAAGGTCATCAATTAAGACACCGATATAAGCATCAGCACGACCTAAAATAACTTCTTTTTTACCTAAAGAACGACACGCTGCATTAATCCCAGCCATAAGCCCTTGTCCTGCTGCTTCTTCATAACCAGAAGTTCCATTAATTTGTCCTGCTGTATATAAATTTTTAATTTTTTTCGTTTCAAGTGTCGGCCATAATTGAGTTGGTACAATTGCATCATATTCAATTGCATAACCTGTACGCATCATTTCAACATTTTCTAGACCAGGGATTGTTCTAAGCATGTCACGTTGCACATCTTCTGGTAAACTTGTCGATAACCCTTGAACATATACCTCTTGTGTATTACGTCCTTCTGGCTCTAAGAAAATTTGATGACGTGGTTTATCATTAAATCTAACTACCTTGTCTTCAATTGAAGGGCAATATCTAGGCCCTGTTCCTTTAATCATACCAGAATACATAGCTGAGCGATGTAAGTTTTCATCTATTAAACGATGTGTTTCTGTA
This genomic interval from Bacillus cereus contains the following:
- a CDS encoding DUF951 domain-containing protein, which translates into the protein MEQKQYNLYDVVEMKKAHPCGVNRWKIIRMGMDIRIKCEGCDHSVMIPRREFDRKVKKILVKHEE
- the yyaC gene encoding spore protease YyaC, with the protein product MNIGSFRLPFFEKETQNVMHQDLEASETISNFLLSHIPIRTNTPLILVCIGTDRSTGDALGPLVGTKLEQVEIKNFQVFGTLDEPIHALNLEEKIQNIQKENPTSFIIAVDACLGKSQSIGSITTGMGPSKPGAAMNKKLPAVGDLHIHGIVNLNGFMEFFVLQNTRLSLVMKMADVIAQSIKETDQKLSTLKKANHL
- the ychF gene encoding redox-regulated ATPase YchF, whose amino-acid sequence is MGLTAGIVGLPNVGKSTLFNAITQAGAESANYPFCTIDPNVGIVEVPDERLNKLTELVEPKKTVPTVFEFTDIAGIVKGASKGEGLGNKFLSHIRQVDAICQVVRCFEDENITHVSGKVDPIDDIETINLELILADLESVDKRIERVAKLARQKDKEAVYEHEILVRLKEAFEEGKPARTVEFTEEQMKIVKGLHLLTTKEMLYVANVSEDDIMDPSENKYVQMVKEFAANENSQVIVVCAKIESEIAELDEEEKKVFLEELGIEESGLDQLIRAAYDLLGLATYFTAGVQEVRAWTFKQGMKAPQCAGVIHTDFERGFIRAETVSYDDLMTNGSMTAAKEAGKVRLEGKEYIVKDGDVMHFRFNV
- the rsmG gene encoding 16S rRNA (guanine(527)-N(7))-methyltransferase RsmG, yielding MNIEQFQSMLEEKGITLSSRQLEQFKIYFETLVEWNEKMNLTAITEKEEVYLKHFFDSITAAFYYDFSKPFSICDVGAGAGFPSIPLKICFPHLKVTIVDSLQKRINFLNHLAQKLELSDVAFCHDRAETFGKKEGVRESYDIVMARAVARLSVLSELCLPLVKVGGTFIAMKGAAANEEIENGKYALEVLGGELKEMSTFQLPFEESERNILLIEKKRKTPKKYPRKPGTPNKLPIEK
- the soj gene encoding sporulation initiation inhibitor protein Soj yields the protein MGKIIAIANQKGGVGKTTTSVNLGAGLAQVGKKVLLVDIDAQGNATTGVGIEKSELDQCIYNVLVEDADVQGVIRKTATENLDVLPATIQLAGAEIELVPTISREVRLQRALQPVRDEYDYIIIDCPPSLGLLTINALTAADSVIIPVQCEYYALEGLSQLLNTVRLVQKHLNKNLAIQGVLLTMLDARTNLGIQVIDEVKKYFRDKVYRSIIPRNVRLSEAPSHGKPIMQYDAKSRGAEVYIDLAEEVIAGG
- a CDS encoding mechanosensitive ion channel family protein is translated as MDLALKWFESIDWTNIGVKSLQIVVILILGAIVVRVARAIVRNAFRMGSRSPIQISERRTVTVAKLLENIVAYVVMFIMLIAILGVFNINASGLLAGAGVIGLAVGFGAQSLVKDVITGLFILLEDQFSVGDYVRIGQFEGVVLEIGLRTTKVKSWTGEIHTLPNGSIIQVTNFSVSNSVAFVDVSISYEADIAKAEQVIEELLVELPAKYEKMVTTPQLLGVQTLAASEVILRVIVEVEPMQHAVIARALRKEIKNRLDLHGIEIPYPRMVLYNREELVSEKAI
- the mnmG gene encoding tRNA uridine-5-carboxymethylaminomethyl(34) synthesis enzyme MnmG — translated: MGYNAGSYDVIVIGAGHAGCEAGLAAARMGSNTLMLTINLDMVAFMPCNPSVGGPAKGIVVREIDALGGEMGRNIDKTHIQMRMLNTGKGPAVRALRAQADKFSYQHELKKTIEETPNLTLFQGLVERLIVEDGVCKGVITQAGAEYTAKTVVITTGTFLRGEIIMGDLKYSSGPNNQQPSITLSEHLEELGFDLVRFKTGTPPRVNSNTIDYSKTEIQPGDDKPRAFSFETTKFIMDQIPCWLTYTSTETHRLIDENLHRSAMYSGMIKGTGPRYCPSIEDKVVRFNDKPRHQIFLEPEGRNTQEVYVQGLSTSLPEDVQRDMLRTIPGLENVEMMRTGYAIEYDAIVPTQLWPTLETKKIKNLYTAGQINGTSGYEEAAGQGLMAGINAACRSLGKKEVILGRADAYIGVLIDDLVTKGTNEPYRLLTSRAEYRLLLRHDNADLRLTEVGREIGLIKEDRYERFTNKKLQIEQEKERLGSIIIKPRPEVQELIRSIGGSELKDGIRASDLLRRPEVTYEHIHLLVPSEVALSDEITEQVEIQTKYEGYIEKSLQQVERMKKMENKKIPVDIDYDAISSLASEARQKLKDVRPLSMGQASRISGVNPADVSILLVYIEQGKIARVSNQ
- the spo0J gene encoding stage 0 sporulation protein Spo0J, translating into MAKGLGRGINVFFPDLDVKEEETIQEIIVTELRPNPYQPRKHFNKEAIQELAASIKEHGILQPLIARKSIKGYEIVAGERRYRAAKEAGLEKVPAVVRQLNEQQMMEFALLENLQREDLNPMEEAMAYQMLMNELNVTQERLAKRLGKSRPYIANYTRLLSLPSFVQDMIANGQLSMAHGRTLLTIKDEEQLKSLLKRIEKEGLNVRQLEKIVQEINQSVSRETKQIKKERNIFFVERETFLREKFGTDVKIKETKKEKGKIEIEFFNKEDLNRILELLAQKN
- the noc gene encoding nucleoid occlusion protein, yielding MKNTFSRLFGFGDKESEFELQEESHEEIDKKVYEEIQEIPIVNITPNRYQPRTVFDDARIDELALTIRTHGLIQPIVVRQYEDDKYEIIAGERRFRAATKLGWEKVPAIIKNLNDTETASVALIENLQREELTAIEEAVAYQKLIELHNLTQEALAQRLGKGQSTIANKLRLLKLPEEIKSALLEKTITERHARALIPLKNEELQLKVLQEIVEKQLNVKQTEERIAKLLEEAKPKRKAKQKAVSRDTRIAMNTIRQSLQMVTNSGLNVNSEEEEFDEYYQITIKIPKKK
- the rpsF gene encoding 30S ribosomal protein S6, whose product is MRKYEIMYIIRPGVEEEAQKALVERFAGVLTNNGAEIINTKEWGKRRLAYEINDLREGFYMILNVNSNSEAINEFDRLAKINEDILRHIVVKEEEK